The Methylopila sp. M107 genome contains the following window.
GCCACGCCGTCGTCAACGTCGCGACGCCCGCGCTCGGAGCGACGCTCGGGAGCGGCTTCACCGCGAGTGTCGACGTCGCGAAGGTGACGGCGACGATCGTCATCGACATCCTCACCGTGAGCCTCGACCTCAAGGGCAAGTCGGTGCTCGCCGGCGACTTCTGGCTGGTCGAGCTTCGGGAGTTCGCGCCCGCCGGCGGCAAGACCAAGGTTCTGAACGACGGCCTGCCGGTCGGGATCGACCACCACTACGCCGTGCTGTTCGCGACGAGCGGAGACGCGCCCGCCGCGCTGCCGGACGCCGACAGGAGAAAGCTCTCGTTCCCGCCGCTGAGCGACATTCCGGCGAGCCATGTCAGCCTTGACCCGGCCACCTGTCCAAAACTGTTCGACGGGGCGGAGAACGTCCAGCAGGCGCTGTCGAACCTGTGCGCGATCGAGGCGGGCGACATCGCCTATACGGACGGCTGCCCGGTGCTCTACGGCGGCGCGACGACGGTCCAGCAGGCGCTCGACGCGCTGTGCAAGGTCGACTTCGGCGGCAACCAGGGCTACCGCCAGATGTTCGACTGGGGCGTTGTCTGCGGGCTCGGGGTGGCCTCTGACGAAGCGGCAATACAGAATGGCGTCATAAGGATAGAAACCGGATCGCTTCTTGACCGTTCGGGCCGGTTCCAAATCGTCGATAAGCCTCTGGTTCTCGACCTGAAGGACCAGAACCAGGTCAAGTGGCATTTCACGCCCATCGACGGCGAGCAGAGCGAGTTCTGCATCGCGATCGCGGTCGACGATGCCGGCGCGGTCTCGGTTCATCTCTATCGAAAGCCGGACGCCAACACGGACCCCAAGGAAAATCCGTTCGGGCCGCCCGATCTAGGCTTCTGCGAAAGCGTGAAGAAGTGCCACGAGGAGAAGCGCTTTCTGACGCCGTTCCAGGATCTCAAGATCAAGGCGGCCGACTCGAAGCTGATGGAGAAGGTGCTGCTCGCCTCATCGGCTGGCGAGGCGCTGCAGACGTCCTTCAAGGTCTCGAAGACCGACGCCGCGATCGTCGACACTTACGTCGCCGACATCGACAAGGCCTATAAGAAGGTCGCGAGCGCGCAGGACTTCGCAGCCTACACCGAGGCGCGCAAGAAGATTGACGACGAGTTCCTGGCCGTCAATCCGGTCGGCGACGTCGCCGACATCCGCCGGGCGCAGCGGACGGTCAAGATCATCGACCACATCAAGTGGATCACGCAGAAGTCCATCGAGAAGTGCGTCTGCGAGGCGATCGTCGTGCCGTGCCCGCCGCCGCTCGGCGAGGCGCCCTATGTCGTGCCTATCGGATGCGCGGAGATCATTTTCAAAGCTGAGACGGTTTTCGTCCAGAAGGTCTGCGTCGCGTGCTGCCGCAAGCAGGCGCTGACGCTGCGAGCCATGCGCTACCGGCAGGGCGGCGGCCACGAGAACGACCTGCAGGGCTTCGACGCAATGTGCTGCGACGGCACTGAAAAGTACGGGGTCACGTTCGAGAAACTGAAGGGCTTCCACCGGCCGGGCGTCTTCTTGAAAGTCGACTGCCTGAAACCGGGCTTTCTCCCGATCATGCCGATCGTGGTCGACCGCCCGATCGTCACGGCGCTCGCGGTCGACGACGCCAAGGGCGTTCTCGTCGGCAACGGCGCACATGTGATCGACATCGTCGACATCACCGCCCCGACCGCGGTCGACGACCTGCTGTCGAAGCCCGGCGGGCCGCCGGAGGAGAAGTTCAAGCGTCTGGAGCAGGGCGATGCGTTCGAGCCTGGCGACAAGGTTGCGATCCTTCAGCGCGGCGGCGTGGCGCAGGGCTTCATCGTGCTGGAGAAGGGCGACGGCCGGCTGCCGTTTGGGCCGATCGCGACGGGTCCGGCTCTGACGGACGTCGATTTCGGCGGTGTGATCGGCCGGCTCGATGAAGTGCGCGCCGGCCGCGACGCGGTAACGGCCGACCTCGACGCGCTGACCGCCAAGCGCAACGCCCTCGCCGAACAGGTCTCCTCGATGCGCGGCGAGGTCGAGGCGCTGACCAAGACGCATATCGAGATCACGCAGTCGCTCGCGAAGTCGAAGCTCGAGCTCACGGACTTCGCGAAACAGCGCGACGAGCTCGTCAGCTCGCTGAGGTCGAGCCTGCCGGTGAACGCCGTCGTCGGCGACCAGACGGTCGTGGGCAAGCTCGCCGTCGAGGGCTTCAGCACGACGGGCGACATGGCGAACCTGTCCGAGACGGTGATGAAGGACCTCGTGAAGAAGAAGGTGTTCACCTCGTTCGAGGAGGCCGCGGCGTTCAAGTCGAGCGCCGCGATCTTCATCACGAAGCCGCGCGGGTGAGGCGTCATGCTGACGCGACGGCGACGACGTCGATCCCGCAGCGCCTCGCCGCCGGTCCAGCGGGCGAGCCGGCAGTCGCAGGCCGCGAAGCAGGAGATCCGCGATAGCGGGGAGCGGGACGTCGGCGGAATCCGGGGCGAGGCG
Protein-coding sequences here:
- a CDS encoding DUF6519 domain-containing protein, giving the protein MKGQISRYSFTEEKHFSGVYQVQGGMVTDADLGETSEIARARVDNLGDDAIRDGVPAVGGAARLDAGAPVLQAGVVYADGVRGVVTVAAGAALDATKPLDLYAKQADFPTAPAFGTGEGVLYADIWSRAVFPLEDGALTDYGLHGAETSFRAKTMAQLRWAPALTGGASTREMIETGTGAYPRKGDAVLTCSLVEAGEAADDCDPCAKEIAVELRVPNALFRVEVVHVVGPANAPESIEIAWSRENAAEQYPVAKTPNGFGDAGVFEFFSAITESHMGVFADPTARKRSAFDGAFPGAPRARDDDGPGTGGWPFVRRWDGHAVVNVATPALGATLGSGFTASVDVAKVTATIVIDILTVSLDLKGKSVLAGDFWLVELREFAPAGGKTKVLNDGLPVGIDHHYAVLFATSGDAPAALPDADRRKLSFPPLSDIPASHVSLDPATCPKLFDGAENVQQALSNLCAIEAGDIAYTDGCPVLYGGATTVQQALDALCKVDFGGNQGYRQMFDWGVVCGLGVASDEAAIQNGVIRIETGSLLDRSGRFQIVDKPLVLDLKDQNQVKWHFTPIDGEQSEFCIAIAVDDAGAVSVHLYRKPDANTDPKENPFGPPDLGFCESVKKCHEEKRFLTPFQDLKIKAADSKLMEKVLLASSAGEALQTSFKVSKTDAAIVDTYVADIDKAYKKVASAQDFAAYTEARKKIDDEFLAVNPVGDVADIRRAQRTVKIIDHIKWITQKSIEKCVCEAIVVPCPPPLGEAPYVVPIGCAEIIFKAETVFVQKVCVACCRKQALTLRAMRYRQGGGHENDLQGFDAMCCDGTEKYGVTFEKLKGFHRPGVFLKVDCLKPGFLPIMPIVVDRPIVTALAVDDAKGVLVGNGAHVIDIVDITAPTAVDDLLSKPGGPPEEKFKRLEQGDAFEPGDKVAILQRGGVAQGFIVLEKGDGRLPFGPIATGPALTDVDFGGVIGRLDEVRAGRDAVTADLDALTAKRNALAEQVSSMRGEVEALTKTHIEITQSLAKSKLELTDFAKQRDELVSSLRSSLPVNAVVGDQTVVGKLAVEGFSTTGDMANLSETVMKDLVKKKVFTSFEEAAAFKSSAAIFITKPRG